A single window of Vibrio sp. SCSIO 43137 DNA harbors:
- a CDS encoding ABC transporter permease, with protein sequence MNPILAVSLKEFQDSLRNRWFVSITVIFALLSIGLSYYGSVASGHIGTPSLSSTIASLSSLSVFIIPLIALLLCYDSFVGEQESGTLLLLMTYPISHGQLLLGKFIGQGSVIALATILGFGSAALLLSFTTDTEGVAGTFSLFILTSILLGLCFIALAYVISLLVSEKSKAAGIALMLWLFFVLAFDLALLALLVGTEDMVTQQGLVQMMMLNPADLFRLINLSSLSSSDVNGALAVAINSSLPTSTLIVAMFGWIIVPLGAAQIIFRKKPYRGFYADKEIR encoded by the coding sequence ATGAACCCGATATTAGCCGTCTCACTGAAGGAGTTTCAGGATAGTCTGAGAAACCGCTGGTTTGTTTCTATTACCGTTATTTTTGCCCTGCTTTCCATCGGGCTTAGCTACTATGGTAGCGTGGCGTCCGGTCATATAGGTACGCCTTCGCTCTCATCAACCATAGCCAGCCTGTCCAGCTTATCGGTGTTTATCATCCCGTTGATCGCCTTGCTACTTTGTTATGACAGCTTTGTCGGAGAGCAGGAATCGGGAACCCTGTTATTGCTGATGACCTACCCTATCAGCCACGGCCAGCTGTTGCTGGGTAAATTTATCGGGCAGGGGAGCGTTATTGCACTGGCCACTATCCTCGGCTTTGGCAGTGCTGCTCTGCTACTTAGCTTTACAACAGATACAGAAGGCGTCGCCGGTACATTCAGCCTGTTTATTCTCACTTCAATACTACTTGGGCTCTGCTTTATTGCTCTCGCCTACGTGATCAGCCTGCTGGTTTCAGAGAAATCCAAGGCGGCCGGTATTGCCCTAATGCTCTGGCTGTTCTTTGTTCTGGCTTTTGATCTGGCGCTGCTGGCGTTGCTGGTAGGCACGGAAGATATGGTTACCCAACAAGGGTTGGTGCAGATGATGATGCTCAACCCTGCCGACTTGTTCCGTTTAATTAATCTCTCCTCACTCAGCAGCAGCGATGTTAACGGTGCGCTGGCCGTCGCCATTAACAGCAGCCTGCCGACAAGCACGCTTATTGTCGCTATGTTTGGCTGGATTATTGTTCCTCTGGGTGCAGCCCAGATTATATTTAGAAAAAAACCTTATAGAGGCTTTTATGCAGATAAAGAAATTCGTTAA
- a CDS encoding nitrous oxide reductase accessory protein NosL yields the protein MQIKKFVKWCMLLLLPGLLLSCGEAPEEKVARQAVAIESGEECHLCGMIITNFPGPKGEAFQSEGDTVHKFCSTRDLFSFILQPENKRQIKEVYVHDMSKTPWQKPEDEYFIDARTAWYVIGSNQKGAMGKTLASFSEEKHAKAFSKNYGGEVYKFDDITVDIL from the coding sequence ATGCAGATAAAGAAATTCGTTAAGTGGTGTATGTTGTTGCTGTTACCCGGCCTGTTACTTAGCTGTGGTGAAGCACCCGAAGAGAAAGTTGCACGTCAGGCTGTTGCCATTGAAAGCGGCGAAGAGTGCCACCTATGCGGTATGATCATTACTAACTTCCCCGGCCCGAAAGGGGAAGCTTTCCAGTCAGAAGGCGACACGGTTCATAAGTTCTGCTCTACCCGTGACCTGTTTAGTTTTATCCTTCAGCCGGAAAATAAACGCCAGATAAAAGAAGTGTATGTGCACGATATGAGTAAGACGCCATGGCAGAAGCCGGAAGATGAGTACTTTATCGATGCCAGAACCGCCTGGTATGTGATCGGCTCGAACCAGAAAGGCGCGATGGGCAAAACACTGGCCAGTTTCAGCGAAGAAAAACATGCCAAAGCCTTTAGCAAAAACTATGGTGGTGAAGTCTACAAGTTTGACGACATTACAGTAGACATTCTGTAA
- the plsY gene encoding glycerol-3-phosphate 1-O-acyltransferase PlsY, with amino-acid sequence MTPLALSMIIFAYLLGSISSAILICRLLGLPDPRESGSNNPGATNVHRIGGKWSALAVLLCDMLKGTIPVWGSYYLNIELLMLGFIGIAACLGHIYPIFFHFRGGKGVATAIGAIAPIGWGLTGLLAVTWIVAAIFTRYSSLAAIITALIAPFYAWIFKPLYTLPVAMLCCLILFRHHENIRRLLDGTEPKIGTSRQ; translated from the coding sequence ATGACACCTTTAGCACTGAGCATGATCATCTTTGCCTACCTTCTGGGTTCGATCTCCAGTGCCATCTTGATCTGCCGCTTACTAGGCCTTCCGGATCCAAGAGAGTCCGGCTCCAACAATCCCGGCGCCACTAATGTACACCGAATCGGCGGAAAATGGTCAGCCTTAGCGGTACTTCTTTGCGATATGTTAAAAGGCACTATCCCTGTCTGGGGAAGCTATTACCTGAATATTGAACTGTTAATGCTTGGCTTTATCGGTATCGCGGCCTGTCTCGGCCATATATACCCTATCTTTTTCCACTTCAGGGGCGGTAAAGGCGTAGCAACCGCCATCGGCGCTATTGCCCCCATCGGCTGGGGTTTAACCGGGTTACTGGCCGTTACCTGGATTGTTGCCGCAATCTTTACCCGTTACTCTTCACTGGCCGCGATTATCACGGCACTGATTGCGCCGTTTTATGCCTGGATATTTAAACCCTTATATACCTTGCCGGTCGCTATGCTCTGCTGCCTGATTCTGTTCCGCCATCATGAAAACATCCGCCGCCTTCTGGACGGAACAGAACCTAAAATCGGCACAAGTCGGCAATAA
- a CDS encoding undecaprenyl-diphosphate phosphatase, whose amino-acid sequence MTYFEAFMLALIQGLTEFLPISSSAHLILPSVILGWEDQGLAFDVAVHVGTLTAVIIYFRSEVITLLSSWLGSMFKGERSKEAKLAWMIILATIPAGLCGLFMKDFIELYLRSAWVIATTTVVFALLLWWVDKHGRFTDDEYSADWKKSLFIGIAQALAMIPGTSRSGATITAALYLGFSREAAARFSFLMSIPVITLAGSYLGLKLVTSGEPVHVGMLATGIVTSFISAYICIHFFLKLISRMGMTPFVIYRLILGFGLFALLALG is encoded by the coding sequence ATGACATATTTTGAAGCCTTTATGCTGGCCCTTATTCAGGGGCTGACAGAGTTTTTACCTATTTCCAGCTCTGCTCATCTTATTTTGCCTTCAGTGATCCTTGGCTGGGAAGATCAGGGGCTTGCCTTTGATGTTGCTGTGCATGTCGGTACCCTGACGGCGGTAATTATCTATTTCCGTAGCGAAGTGATTACCCTGCTCTCATCCTGGCTGGGCTCTATGTTTAAAGGTGAGCGCAGTAAAGAAGCCAAGCTGGCGTGGATGATCATTCTTGCTACCATTCCTGCCGGTTTGTGCGGGCTGTTTATGAAGGACTTTATTGAGCTCTATCTGAGAAGTGCATGGGTGATAGCCACTACCACTGTGGTGTTCGCCTTGTTGCTTTGGTGGGTGGATAAGCATGGCCGCTTTACCGATGATGAGTACAGTGCTGACTGGAAAAAGTCGCTGTTTATCGGTATCGCTCAGGCGCTGGCAATGATTCCGGGAACCTCCCGCTCAGGTGCCACCATTACTGCCGCCCTTTACCTCGGCTTTAGCCGTGAAGCAGCAGCGCGTTTCTCATTCCTGATGTCTATTCCAGTGATTACCCTCGCCGGTAGTTATCTGGGGTTAAAACTGGTAACCAGTGGTGAGCCGGTTCATGTGGGTATGCTGGCAACGGGTATAGTGACCTCCTTTATCAGTGCTTATATCTGTATCCACTTCTTCCTTAAGCTGATCTCAAGAATGGGTATGACCCCCTTTGTTATTTACCGGTTGATATTGGGTTTTGGCTTATTTGCTTTACTGGCACTGGGTTAA
- the folK gene encoding 2-amino-4-hydroxy-6-hydroxymethyldihydropteridine diphosphokinase yields the protein MTVAFVGVGSNVEREYHARKAVTELAKLGEELRVSAVYDCASVDFDSAPFFNFVVQLSTSMTLQQFSSALRQIEFAYGREEDAKKYQDRTLDLDIILFGEQVSAASPQVPRDDIYKYPFVIQPLYELCPDLTVPADGRTVKELWLKMDCDHSLTKVDFPFDGF from the coding sequence ATGACCGTCGCTTTTGTCGGAGTCGGCAGTAATGTTGAGCGGGAGTATCATGCCCGCAAGGCGGTAACTGAGCTTGCTAAGCTGGGAGAGGAGTTACGCGTCTCCGCAGTGTATGATTGCGCTTCAGTAGACTTTGACAGTGCTCCCTTCTTTAATTTTGTCGTGCAGTTGTCTACCTCAATGACTTTGCAACAGTTTTCATCTGCCCTTCGTCAGATTGAGTTTGCTTACGGCCGGGAAGAGGATGCAAAAAAATATCAGGATCGCACTCTGGATCTGGATATAATCCTGTTTGGTGAACAAGTTTCGGCTGCTTCACCTCAGGTACCTCGGGACGATATTTATAAGTACCCGTTTGTGATTCAGCCCCTGTATGAACTCTGTCCTGACCTGACTGTTCCCGCTGACGGGCGCACAGTAAAAGAGTTATGGCTGAAGATGGACTGTGATCACTCCCTGACTAAAGTAGATTTTCCGTTTGATGGATTTTAA
- a CDS encoding general secretion pathway protein GspB, with protein sequence MSQIMKALEQSEQSHQASFNRISSTGTVTGAESQQRSWLVYLLAGGILPLIVLLYVILDTSRQWQTEKALIVAQQEEMTAQSETEVAKLAYPELAELRSLSEIRKDLSLTQPVVEIAVSQTSNPEPQPVKNEKPGEITEQPLDLNSLDLSGLSPELAQRVQSAFGEQDDGRAVEKEPTIETVKLTDDTSRYRGVLPAMNLQTHMYASSKDRRWVKINGEELYEGDWLNNQIQLIAVEPRTIVIEYNRERIEIPALYEWNG encoded by the coding sequence ATGTCACAGATTATGAAGGCATTAGAGCAGTCTGAGCAGAGCCATCAGGCCAGTTTTAACCGGATAAGTTCAACTGGTACTGTTACCGGAGCAGAGTCACAACAGCGGAGTTGGCTGGTTTACCTGCTGGCAGGGGGCATTTTGCCGTTAATAGTTCTGCTGTATGTGATATTAGATACCAGCCGGCAATGGCAGACAGAAAAAGCATTGATTGTGGCTCAGCAGGAAGAAATGACGGCACAATCTGAAACAGAAGTTGCAAAGCTTGCGTATCCGGAACTTGCAGAGCTTCGGTCCCTGAGCGAAATACGCAAAGATCTAAGCTTAACTCAGCCGGTTGTTGAAATCGCAGTCAGCCAGACAAGCAATCCTGAACCGCAGCCGGTAAAAAATGAAAAGCCCGGTGAAATTACTGAACAACCGCTGGATCTTAACTCCCTTGATTTGAGTGGCTTATCACCTGAACTTGCTCAGCGGGTTCAAAGTGCATTCGGCGAGCAGGATGACGGCCGTGCTGTTGAGAAAGAGCCGACAATTGAAACGGTTAAGCTGACAGACGATACCTCCCGTTATCGTGGTGTATTACCGGCAATGAATCTTCAGACTCATATGTATGCCAGCAGTAAAGATCGGCGCTGGGTTAAAATTAATGGTGAAGAGCTGTATGAAGGTGACTGGCTTAATAACCAGATTCAGCTGATTGCCGTGGAGCCGAGAACCATTGTGATTGAATATAACCGTGAGAGGATAGAGATCCCGGCTCTGTATGAGTGGAACGGATAA
- a CDS encoding ExeA family protein produces the protein MYKDYFGFIELPFSIVPSARYLYLSSRHREAMGHLQAGLGDGGGFAMLTGEVGTGKTTVSKAMLSSLNDNVKAGLILNPTFSESDLLEAICDEFEIEYPQQASLKQLTKAIYQYLMDNHSKGVQTLLLIDEAQHLSAQVLEQLRLLTNLETDSQKLLKVLLVGQPELQIKLQTPELRQLAQRMTGRYHLLPLTENEVKEYIGFRLQIAGSPAAYFSAKAVKVISRYTQGVPRLINLVCDKALLYAYYSGEKEVSSIQAEKACQDVMSFQAPATQAAVKPNRSKAKPYVVTLLVSLAVSGVIYLRSETISQFSRSFMPPMPKAVAVSGTQNVENDLVLTEFLQQSSSRLDAMQALYSLWGVKASVVNADCLSDSHPFQCEQEVSDYNSVLKEARPVVLELAGEDKPAYAVLYSGNENHAELINKQSRIRVPAEWLKKVWNGRYQTLWYSEINSTLKSNSRGHQVKVLDELLAKALSEEPTLTTLFDETLEKRVKAFQTWQGLDADGVVGRKTLQVLDRLTNDSAPKLLMAKTEEVK, from the coding sequence ATGTATAAGGATTACTTTGGCTTTATCGAGCTGCCGTTTTCAATTGTTCCCAGCGCACGGTATCTCTACCTGAGTTCCCGTCACCGGGAGGCAATGGGGCATCTTCAGGCTGGCTTGGGGGATGGCGGCGGCTTCGCCATGCTGACAGGCGAGGTAGGGACAGGTAAAACTACCGTATCTAAAGCCATGCTTTCATCTCTTAATGACAATGTAAAAGCCGGCCTGATCCTGAATCCGACCTTTTCTGAATCTGATCTTCTGGAAGCCATTTGTGATGAGTTTGAAATAGAGTACCCGCAGCAGGCTTCCCTTAAGCAACTCACCAAAGCCATCTACCAGTATCTGATGGACAACCACAGTAAGGGCGTTCAGACACTGCTGCTGATTGATGAGGCGCAGCATCTGTCTGCTCAGGTTCTTGAGCAGCTCAGATTGCTGACTAATCTGGAAACGGACAGCCAGAAGCTGCTAAAGGTTCTGTTGGTCGGACAGCCAGAACTGCAGATAAAGCTTCAGACACCGGAACTGAGGCAGCTTGCTCAGCGGATGACCGGTCGTTATCACCTGCTGCCCCTGACAGAAAATGAAGTAAAGGAGTATATCGGTTTTCGTCTGCAAATAGCCGGCAGTCCGGCGGCTTACTTCTCCGCCAAAGCGGTAAAAGTGATTTCCCGCTATACCCAAGGGGTACCAAGGTTAATCAATCTGGTTTGTGATAAGGCACTGTTGTACGCCTATTACAGCGGAGAAAAAGAGGTAAGCAGCATTCAGGCAGAAAAAGCGTGTCAGGATGTAATGAGTTTTCAGGCTCCGGCAACACAAGCTGCGGTAAAACCAAACCGGTCAAAAGCAAAACCTTATGTCGTTACTTTGCTGGTATCACTCGCAGTGAGTGGAGTTATCTATCTGCGCAGTGAGACTATTTCTCAGTTTAGCCGCAGCTTTATGCCGCCGATGCCAAAAGCCGTTGCTGTCAGCGGGACACAGAACGTAGAAAACGATCTTGTGTTGACGGAGTTTTTGCAGCAGAGCAGTAGTCGTCTGGATGCTATGCAGGCTTTGTATAGCCTGTGGGGAGTAAAAGCATCAGTAGTGAATGCAGACTGTCTGAGCGACAGCCATCCATTTCAGTGTGAACAAGAGGTTAGCGACTACAATAGCGTTCTGAAAGAGGCAAGGCCCGTTGTGCTTGAACTGGCTGGTGAAGATAAACCGGCTTATGCGGTTCTCTATTCGGGTAATGAGAATCATGCGGAGCTTATCAACAAGCAGAGCAGGATTCGCGTTCCTGCTGAGTGGCTGAAAAAAGTCTGGAACGGACGCTATCAGACTCTCTGGTACAGTGAAATTAACTCGACGCTAAAGAGCAACAGTCGCGGGCATCAGGTCAAAGTGCTGGATGAACTTTTGGCAAAAGCCCTGAGTGAAGAACCCACTTTAACCACTCTGTTTGATGAAACGCTGGAAAAACGAGTAAAGGCGTTTCAGACATGGCAGGGGCTGGATGCTGACGGTGTGGTGGGAAGGAAAACCCTTCAGGTTCTGGACAGGTTAACTAATGATTCTGCTCCTAAGTTATTGATGGCTAAAACGGAAGAGGTGAAATAA
- the folB gene encoding dihydroneopterin aldolase, producing MALDIVFIEQLEVITTIGVYDWEQEIKQKLVLDIEMAHDNAPAGNSDDVELALDYAKVSQAVLDHIENGRFLLVERVAEEIASLIMQRFSVPWIKVRLTKPGAVPQARGVGVVIERGER from the coding sequence ATGGCGTTAGATATTGTATTTATTGAACAACTGGAAGTGATCACCACTATCGGTGTTTACGACTGGGAACAGGAAATCAAGCAGAAGCTGGTATTAGATATCGAGATGGCACACGACAATGCTCCGGCCGGAAACAGTGACGATGTTGAACTTGCCTTAGACTACGCCAAGGTAAGTCAGGCGGTGCTGGATCATATCGAAAATGGCCGTTTTCTGTTGGTAGAAAGAGTCGCAGAAGAGATCGCCAGCCTGATTATGCAGCGTTTTTCTGTGCCATGGATTAAGGTTCGTTTAACTAAGCCGGGTGCGGTTCCTCAGGCACGTGGTGTTGGTGTTGTGATTGAAAGAGGCGAGCGATGA
- the rpsU gene encoding 30S ribosomal protein S21, translating into MPVVKVRENEPFDVALRRFKRSCEKAGILSEVRRREHYEKPTTVRKRAKAAAQKRHAKKLARENARRVRLY; encoded by the coding sequence ATGCCAGTAGTTAAAGTACGTGAAAACGAACCGTTCGACGTTGCACTACGTCGTTTCAAGCGCTCTTGCGAAAAAGCAGGTATCCTATCTGAAGTACGTCGTCGCGAGCACTATGAAAAACCAACTACAGTTCGCAAACGCGCTAAAGCAGCAGCTCAAAAGCGTCACGCTAAGAAGCTTGCTCGCGAAAACGCACGTCGCGTTCGCCTGTACTAA
- a CDS encoding multifunctional CCA addition/repair protein, with amino-acid sequence MQIYLVGGAVRDRLLHLPVYDNDWVVVGSNAEKMLSEGYLPVGKEFPVFLHPKTKEEHALARTERKTGTGYKGFECFFSEAVTLEEDLLRRDLTINAMAMDDKGNIIDPYGGRQDIEKQILRHVSPAFEEDPLRVLRVARFAAKLAHLGFTVADETIELMKKISQSGELGHLTQERVWQEWHKSLQTASPQVFLSVLRQCGALKVVLPELDSLFGVPQTEKWHPEIDTGIHTLMVAEQAARLSTSPHVRFASQVHDLGKGVTPQQEWPSHKMHGHTGLGLIKALCERVRIPNDYKELALAVCAQHSNIHRAGELRPGTFLKIFNQLDVWRKPEKLKHVLLCCEADHRGRKGHEEKSYPQKERFLTAYNAALSVQVQDVIADGFQGKAIKEELDRRKTAAIQSALN; translated from the coding sequence TTGCAGATTTATCTTGTTGGCGGAGCAGTCAGAGACCGGCTGCTTCACCTGCCCGTTTACGATAATGACTGGGTCGTTGTAGGTAGCAACGCTGAAAAAATGCTGTCAGAAGGATATCTGCCGGTAGGCAAAGAGTTTCCCGTATTCCTCCATCCGAAAACCAAAGAAGAGCATGCGCTGGCCAGAACTGAGCGTAAAACCGGTACAGGCTACAAAGGCTTTGAGTGCTTTTTCTCAGAAGCGGTGACACTTGAAGAAGATCTGCTGAGGCGCGATCTGACCATCAATGCCATGGCGATGGATGATAAAGGAAATATTATCGACCCGTACGGTGGCCGGCAGGATATTGAAAAACAGATCCTTCGCCATGTTTCTCCTGCTTTTGAGGAAGATCCTTTAAGGGTTCTCAGGGTAGCAAGATTTGCAGCTAAACTGGCGCATCTCGGTTTTACCGTGGCCGATGAAACCATTGAACTGATGAAAAAGATCAGCCAGTCAGGCGAACTGGGTCACCTGACTCAGGAGAGAGTCTGGCAGGAGTGGCATAAGTCGCTGCAAACCGCCAGCCCACAAGTGTTCCTCTCCGTATTACGGCAGTGCGGCGCGTTAAAAGTCGTTCTGCCTGAGCTGGACTCCCTGTTCGGAGTGCCACAGACAGAAAAATGGCATCCTGAGATTGATACCGGAATCCATACCCTGATGGTGGCAGAGCAGGCTGCCCGCCTTAGTACCTCTCCCCATGTACGGTTTGCCTCTCAGGTTCACGATCTGGGCAAAGGTGTCACACCGCAGCAGGAGTGGCCAAGTCATAAAATGCACGGTCATACCGGCTTAGGGCTGATTAAAGCCCTGTGTGAAAGAGTCAGAATACCTAATGACTACAAAGAGCTCGCTCTGGCCGTTTGTGCCCAGCACTCCAATATCCACCGAGCTGGCGAACTCAGACCGGGGACATTCCTTAAGATCTTTAATCAACTCGATGTGTGGCGCAAACCGGAAAAGCTAAAGCATGTATTGCTCTGCTGTGAGGCTGACCACAGAGGCAGAAAAGGTCATGAAGAGAAAAGTTATCCGCAAAAAGAACGCTTTCTGACCGCCTATAACGCGGCACTTTCCGTTCAGGTACAAGATGTAATTGCCGATGGTTTTCAGGGAAAAGCGATTAAAGAGGAGCTGGATCGCCGTAAAACAGCGGCTATTCAAAGTGCGTTAAATTAA
- the tsaD gene encoding tRNA (adenosine(37)-N6)-threonylcarbamoyltransferase complex transferase subunit TsaD, which yields MRILGIETSCDETGVAIYDDEKGLLSHQLYSQVKLHADYGGVVPELASRDHVKKTIPLIKEALKDSGLTEKDIDGIAYTAGPGLVGALLVGATIGRSLAYAWNVPAVPVHHMEGHLLAPMLEDNPPPFPFVALLVSGGHSMIVEVKGIGEYQILGESIDDAAGEAFDKTAKLMGLDYPGGPLLSRLAEKGTPGRFKFPRPMTDRPGLDMSFSGLKTFAANTIAANDNSDQTRADIAYAFQEAVCATLAIKCKRALEQTGMKRIVIAGGVSANKQLRADLEALAKKVGGEVYYPRTEFCTDNGAMIAYAGMQRLKNGEVSDLSVKAQPRWPIDQLSPIESE from the coding sequence ATGCGCATTTTAGGTATAGAAACGTCCTGCGACGAGACAGGCGTAGCGATTTATGATGATGAAAAAGGCCTTCTTTCTCATCAACTTTACAGTCAGGTAAAACTGCATGCTGATTACGGCGGCGTTGTGCCTGAGCTGGCTTCACGGGATCACGTTAAGAAAACCATCCCTCTTATTAAAGAGGCTCTGAAAGATAGCGGGCTGACAGAAAAAGATATTGATGGTATCGCCTATACGGCCGGTCCCGGCCTTGTCGGTGCATTGTTAGTGGGGGCTACTATCGGCCGCAGCCTTGCTTATGCGTGGAACGTACCTGCGGTGCCTGTTCACCATATGGAAGGTCACCTGCTGGCACCTATGCTGGAAGATAACCCGCCGCCGTTTCCTTTTGTGGCGCTGCTGGTTTCCGGTGGCCACAGTATGATTGTTGAAGTAAAAGGCATTGGTGAATATCAGATCCTTGGTGAGTCTATCGATGATGCTGCCGGTGAGGCCTTTGATAAAACGGCGAAGCTGATGGGGCTGGATTATCCGGGCGGACCGCTACTTTCCCGTTTAGCGGAGAAAGGTACACCGGGTCGCTTTAAATTCCCGAGACCAATGACAGACAGACCGGGGCTGGATATGAGCTTTTCCGGCCTGAAGACTTTTGCTGCTAATACTATTGCTGCTAATGATAATAGTGACCAGACCCGCGCAGATATCGCTTATGCCTTTCAGGAAGCAGTTTGTGCCACACTGGCTATTAAATGTAAGCGTGCCCTTGAGCAGACAGGAATGAAGCGTATTGTGATTGCCGGTGGTGTCAGTGCTAATAAACAGCTAAGAGCGGATCTTGAAGCGCTGGCGAAGAAGGTCGGCGGTGAAGTTTATTATCCGAGAACGGAGTTCTGTACCGATAATGGCGCCATGATCGCCTATGCAGGTATGCAGCGCCTTAAGAATGGTGAAGTCTCGGATCTGTCGGTAAAAGCTCAGCCAAGATGGCCGATTGATCAGCTTTCTCCAATAGAGAGTGAGTAA
- a CDS encoding ChaN family lipoprotein encodes MRILSLALLSLLLMACSETQQQWRGDLNTFYSYQLYQDGQRLSVYHLSQKLSDADVILVGEWHSHAGVHKFQTDLLHQLHSRGYPLILAMEQFSRDIQPVMDDYLNDKIGEQTLVKKGKAWSSYESDYRPLVEYAKSAGIDVIAANAPADIVRCISKEGIGFLERLKPEQRSHVAAKVDTGKSAYKDKFTKAMQHGSDEMVERLFAAQISRDATMAESIVKALKQSPDAKVMFVGGKFHTEGGLAMGAEIQRLDPSLKVVVIDPVNSASDESSDPYQLMVMPLPARYLEGEKPEFAHKSAGKKGSLLCSPEKK; translated from the coding sequence ATGCGAATATTGAGTTTAGCTCTTCTCTCTCTGTTGCTAATGGCTTGTAGTGAAACCCAGCAGCAGTGGCGGGGAGATTTAAATACCTTTTATAGCTATCAGCTTTATCAGGATGGCCAGCGTTTATCTGTTTATCACCTGAGTCAGAAGCTTTCTGACGCAGATGTCATTTTGGTTGGTGAGTGGCATAGCCATGCTGGCGTGCATAAGTTTCAGACCGATCTTTTACACCAACTCCATAGTCGGGGTTATCCGTTGATTCTGGCGATGGAGCAGTTCTCAAGAGATATCCAGCCGGTAATGGACGATTATCTTAACGACAAAATAGGCGAGCAAACTTTAGTTAAAAAAGGTAAAGCATGGTCGAGTTATGAGAGCGATTACCGCCCGCTGGTGGAGTATGCCAAGAGCGCCGGTATTGATGTGATTGCCGCTAATGCGCCTGCCGATATTGTCCGCTGTATCAGTAAAGAGGGAATTGGTTTTCTGGAGCGCCTTAAGCCTGAGCAGCGTAGCCATGTGGCCGCAAAAGTAGATACCGGAAAAAGCGCTTATAAAGATAAGTTTACCAAGGCCATGCAGCACGGTTCTGATGAAATGGTTGAAAGACTGTTTGCAGCTCAAATTTCGCGGGATGCCACTATGGCGGAAAGTATTGTTAAGGCGTTAAAACAATCACCAGACGCCAAAGTAATGTTTGTCGGCGGTAAGTTTCATACTGAAGGCGGTCTGGCGATGGGTGCTGAAATTCAAAGGCTCGATCCAAGTTTAAAGGTAGTAGTGATTGATCCGGTAAACTCCGCCAGTGACGAGAGCAGCGACCCGTACCAGCTAATGGTGATGCCTCTTCCCGCCCGTTATCTTGAGGGAGAGAAGCCGGAGTTTGCTCATAAGTCTGCTGGCAAAAAGGGAAGCTTGCTCTGTAGCCCGGAAAAGAAATAG
- a CDS encoding ABC transporter ATP-binding protein, which yields MTHPVVKLEKITKQYKKLRALNSIDLTLNSGEVLGLFGHNGAGKTTMMKLILGIIAPTEGEIEVCGTNPKSKQAWHSRRNIGYLPENVSFYDQLTGLEVLTYFARLKSAPVTQISELMEKVGLVHAMNRQVKTYSKGMRQRLGLAQAFLGKPKLLLLDEPTVGLDPIATQEFYASVDQLKLDGASIILCSHALSGVEQHIDRAMILSSGKAVAMGTLSQLREEAKLPVVIKTNGLNGALSSNEMLSRFMVKADQLHVPEEMKVNVLKQLLEYDSLSDIQVEHASLEFLYQHFLDSAQPDSASDKEAK from the coding sequence ATGACTCATCCCGTTGTAAAGCTGGAAAAGATAACCAAACAGTATAAAAAGTTACGAGCACTAAACAGTATTGATCTGACACTCAACAGCGGTGAAGTACTTGGGCTTTTCGGCCACAATGGCGCCGGAAAAACCACCATGATGAAGTTGATACTAGGCATTATCGCCCCGACAGAAGGGGAGATTGAAGTCTGTGGCACCAACCCGAAAAGTAAGCAGGCGTGGCACAGTCGTAGAAATATCGGCTACCTGCCGGAGAATGTCAGTTTCTACGATCAACTTACCGGACTGGAAGTACTGACTTACTTTGCACGCCTGAAGTCTGCTCCCGTAACGCAAATATCAGAATTGATGGAAAAAGTCGGGCTGGTACATGCTATGAACCGTCAGGTTAAAACCTATTCGAAAGGTATGCGTCAGCGTCTCGGGCTGGCTCAGGCTTTTCTTGGCAAGCCAAAGCTACTGCTGCTGGATGAACCGACCGTCGGCCTTGACCCTATCGCCACCCAAGAGTTTTACGCCAGTGTCGACCAGTTAAAACTGGATGGTGCCAGTATTATTCTCTGCTCTCACGCCCTTTCCGGTGTTGAGCAGCATATCGACCGGGCAATGATTCTTTCCAGCGGTAAAGCCGTCGCTATGGGCACTCTTTCTCAGCTACGTGAAGAGGCAAAACTGCCGGTGGTTATTAAAACTAACGGCCTGAATGGCGCACTAAGCAGTAATGAGATGCTTAGCCGCTTTATGGTGAAAGCCGATCAGTTGCATGTGCCGGAGGAGATGAAAGTCAACGTGCTTAAACAGCTGCTTGAGTATGACTCACTCAGTGATATTCAGGTTGAGCACGCCAGTCTCGAATTCCTTTATCAGCATTTTCTCGACTCTGCCCAGCCAGACTCTGCATCAGATAAGGAGGCAAAATGA